In one window of Lynx canadensis isolate LIC74 chromosome B3, mLynCan4.pri.v2, whole genome shotgun sequence DNA:
- the LOC115517187 gene encoding olfactory receptor 11H2-like yields MNISGSGSSSESVREFILLGFPCSRKIQVILFMFFSIIYLLTLMGNGAIICAVFWDQHLHTPMYILLGNFAFLEIWYVNSTVPNTLIDFLSETKTISFTGCFLQLYFFFSMGSTECFFLSAMAFDRYFAICHPLHYATVMTRQQSFNLAISCWVCGFLWYLVPVILISQLPFCGPNAIDHFVCDSGPLLTLSCAPAPVSKLISYTLSSLIILLSFFFILISYALVLLAVLQLPSASSRHKAFSTCGSHLSVVLLFYSTIMVMHVSPGSSHSTLMPKIMTLFYAMVTPLFNPLIYSLRNKEMKNALWKVL; encoded by the coding sequence ATGAACATCTCTGGATCAGGATCCTCTTCTGAGTCAGTGAGAGAATTCATCCTTCTGGGTTTTCCCTGCAGCAGGAAGATTCAGGTCATCCTGTTTATGTTCTTCTCCATCATCTACCTCCTGACTCTCATGGGAAATGGAGCCATTATCTGTGCTGTTTTTTGGGATCAACatctccacacccccatgtacatCCTGCTTGGGAATTTTGCATTCCTGGAGATCTGGTATGTCAATTCCACTGTTCCAAACACACTGATTGACTTCCTCTCAGAGACCAAGACCATCTCTTTCACTGGATGCTTccttcaattatattttttcttttccatgggCTCCACTGAATGCTTCTTTCTCTCAGCAATGGCCTTTGATCGCTATTTTGCCATCTGTCATCCTCTGCATTATGCCACAGTTATGACCAGACAACAGTCTTTCAACCTAGCAATTTCCTGTTGGGTATGTGGCTTTCTCTGGTATCTGGTACCTGTTATTCTCATCTCCCAACTGCCTTTCTGTGGTCCTAATGCAATTGACCACTTTGTATGTGACTCAGGCCCACTGCTGACCCTTTCATGTGCTCCTGCCCCCGTGTCCAAGCTCATCAGCTATACCCTAAGCTCCCTCATCATCCTCCTTAGCTTTTTCTTCATCCTCATCTCCTATGCCCTGGTTCTACTTGCTGTGCTTCAGTTGCCCTCAGCATCCAGTCGGCATAAGGCCTTTTCAACATGTGGATCCCATTTGTCCGTGGTGCTGTTATTCTACAGCACGATTATGGTGATGCATGTGAGCCCTGGATCCAGCCATTCTACCCTGATGCCAAAGATCATGACCTTGTTCTATGCAATGGTGACTCCACTCTTCAACCCTTTGATTTATAGTCTTaggaataaggaaatgaaaaatgctctctggaaagttctg
- the LOC115517029 gene encoding LOW QUALITY PROTEIN: olfactory receptor 4Q3-like (The sequence of the model RefSeq protein was modified relative to this genomic sequence to represent the inferred CDS: inserted 1 base in 1 codon) translates to MKKRNDSKVTEFVLLGLSSSWELQLFLFLIFLFFYMTVVLGNLLIIVTVRADAHLLQSPMYYFLGHLSFIDLCLSCVTVPKMLGDFLQQDKIISFSGCLAQIYFLHFLGASEMFLLTVMAYDRYVAICNPLHYLTVMNRQLCFQLVFACWCGGFIHSLTQVTLVIQLPFCGPTELDNFYCDVPQVIKLACTDTYVVEVLMVSNSGLLSLVCFLVLLFSYAIILITVRTRFRQGHSKALSTCASHLTVVSLIFVPCVFIYLRPFCSFSVDKVFSVFYTVITPMLNPLIYTLRNAEMKTVMKKLRKKXCGILLPY, encoded by the exons atgaaaaaaagaaatgattctaaAGTGACAGAATTTGTTCTTCTGGGCCTATCATCCTCTTGGGAGCTACAGCTATTTctcttcttaatatttttgtttttttacatgaCTGTTGTTTTGGGAAACCTCTTGATAATTGTAACAGTGCGAGCTGATGCTCACCTGCTCCAATCTCCTATGTACTATTTTTTGGGCCATCTGTCCTTCATTGACCTATGCTTGAGCTGTGTTACCGTGCCCAAGATGTTAGGAGATTTCCTACAGCAAGACAAGATCATCTCTTTTTCAGGATGCTTGGCCCAGATCTACTTCCTGCACTTTCTGGGAGCCAGTGAGATGTTTCTGCTGACAGTCATGGCCTATGATAGGTATGTTGCCATATGTAATCCTTTGCACTACTTGACAGTCATGAATCGTCAGCTATGCTTTCAGTTGGTTTTTGCCTGTTGGTGTGGGGGTTTCATCCATTCTCTCACACAGGTCACACTGGTCATACAGCTGCCCTTCTGTGGTCCCACTGAACTGGACAACTTCTACTGTGATGTCCCACAGGTCATCAAGCTAGCGTGCACGGACACATATGTAGTAGAGGTGCTGATGGTCTCAAACAGTGGTCTGTTATCCCTCGTCTGCTTTTTGGTCTTGCTATTCTCTTATGCCATCATCCTCATCACTGTGAGAACTCGCTTCCGTCAGGGCCACAGCAAAGCACTCTCTACCTGTGCCTCCCACCTAACAGTGGTCAGCCTGATCTTTGTGCCATGTGTATTCATCTACCTGAGGCCTTTCTGCAGCTTCTCCGTGGATAAGGTATTCTCTGTCTTTTACACAGTGATCACACCTATGTTGAATCCTCTCATCTACACACTCAGAAATGCTGAAATGAAGACAGTcatgaagaagctgagaaaaa caTGTGGCATCCTTCTGCCATATTAA